Genomic segment of Juglans microcarpa x Juglans regia isolate MS1-56 chromosome 7S, Jm3101_v1.0, whole genome shotgun sequence:
CCGGCTTATagatagaatttttatttgtaatatacaTTGCCACGAAACTATTGAACTTCATTTCCTATTATTAATGCATGACGtgattatgaaaaaaagaaaaaagaaagaagaaaaaaaggaatggAAATAAAGAAGGGTTTTGAGTGGGCCTAAGGCAACCTGGACCGCAGGCCCTCTACCCCTAATGGGCAAATTTTGACCCCATTTTCTGAGTTCTCGACCGTAAACCCTAACCCTACTTAAAACCTCAAGAGACAAAAGAGTGGgcgactgagagagagagagagagatgacgcAGAAATCAAACCTTTTCAAAGGCCAACACAAGAAGAAATCCGTCCCTCCCAACCGCCATGGCAAAGTCCCTCAAATCCGCAAAGGTAcccatctctatctctctctgtgTATCTGTATGtctgtattttcttctctttgtggAGTTTTTGTAATTGACGTTTAATTCATCTATTTTTTCGGCAGGGAAAAGATATGTGAAGCCATCCAAGATTACCAAGGAGATGGATGTTGATCGTGTATGTTCCATTTTCCTCACACTTATAATAAACTTTTCCTTTGACCTGTCTGTTTTCCCCCTTTGTATTTCCGTCTGTTAGGTCTGGTTTGGTCTACGTTAATAGGTTCGGGATGTGTATTAAAAGTCTAATCAGCTTGATTCTCTTGCCCTTAGTAATCCCGCAGTGGGTAATAAGTTCATAAGATGATCTTTACGAATTACGTACAAGAAAGTTAAACTTTTCTTCAGCCAAATGAATGGCCAAAATGCGGCAAGATTTATGCTTTCAACGAACTCTAGCTTTGCGAAGTTCTTTAAGTTCAAAACGAGGCAAGATTTGAAGCAGGGTTGGAAGGAAatgccattttcttttttaacttttggtCCTTGAGAACACAGGCAGTCATGAGTTTTGTGGGTTATATAGGATGGGCCTGAAGTGATCCTTTCCCAATTGATCTCAGACACCCAATGTGCTTACACTTCTGGTTGTTGAGTCTCGCTGCCCTTCATGTCTTTACGCACACTATGTTTTTAGCTCATTTGTTGATCGGTGCGACAGAGGTTTAATTATTCTTTGATGGAATTTTGGATGGAATTATGGAGTCATTAGCATTGAATTTCCatactttaaaaatttaaacccaTTGTGAGTTCTTCTCTCTTCGTTTTTACCATCGAGTTGCAGGGCACCACCTCGACCACGACCACGTCCACGTTCACGGCCATGAGCTTGATTGAGAAAATTTGAAGAAGGGCGAAAATGGGTAGAGTTAGCTGAGAAGGACGCAGCAGATAGAGTGGTTTGAGTCTGATGCGAAAGACGTGATTCATGGTTTAGAAGGTAACTATAGACTTGAGATGAGGACAATGGTTCGGGACTAGTAGTGATGGAGGAAACAACAGATTCATAGTCAGAGCTCAAACCAGTTAAGAGATAAATGATGAACTCATGAGAAGAGAGGGGATGGCCAGCGGAGGAGAGGGACGAGGCTAACGATTTGACTTTATGAAAATAGGTAGAAACAGTGTCGGAGCCTTTTTTGAGGGTAGCCAATTGATACCTTTGGTTTGTCATCGATGgtgggagggggagggggaggaggaAAATAACCATCGACGTAGCCATAGAGTTGATGGCTTTTGAGGAAAGCAAGCAGTTGAGCTTTCCAAAGAGGAAAGTTATTGTGAGAGAGTTTAACAGTGAGAAGATGGGCAGCGGTATTGGTGAGGGAAGGAGTTGGAGGTGGGGGAGCCATTGAAGAATCGTAAATGGACAGAGGTCCTAtatggctcttgataccatgctGAGAAATAGCAAAGCTCTATGAATGCAAATCATTTGTTGAAATGCCTCAATGGTCGAGTACTATTTCAGAGTTGGATTATTGAGTATGATTTCCACTTACAATAGCACTCGGTGCTTGTATAGTATTTATAGACAGAGTAAGAACAAACCTAATGATTTTACAGAATATTTCTAGAAGCTTCTACAGTCTTCTTCCTTAGCTTTATGAGGTGGCCTCACATGATTTTTGCCTTTCTGTTGTGAGGTATTCTGTTGAGCATTTGGTTGTGATTCGCTGACAGCAGGTGAGGGCTGTGAGCTGTTGTGCAAGGATGCAGAAGAATCAGTTGCGCTTTAATGCCACATTCATGTAATACATATCATGACACGGTGGTAGGCCCGTATGCAATTGGGCTCCTCAGTTGCTATATTCAGTATATGAAACCATTCACCTTTTTTTTCGTAAGTAGTTAAgtacaataaaattttgttgaaaactatTCGCCTTATTCACTCTGGCTTTGTTTTGGTGACGGCATTTAATTAAACAGCAACCCCCCgtctcttctttccattttaaagtagaagctgtttttaTGGGTATTTTTTGTGCACACGGGAGTCATAGGCATGACTTCTTTTACTCTCGGTGATAGAAGCCTTGTTATCAGCTCAGCTGGTGTCACCATACTTTAACgaaaactatacaaataatgaAGAGGTTGGAAAATAGATGATAAAGGAAGCCAAAGGGTCTCTGCCCGCAGAGGAGCCTTTAGAAATCGTTGTTCCAGTTTTCTTCTTATGGTTCCTCACTCCAGAAGAATTTACTTATTTAGATTCATCAATGATGACgttctcttattacttatcaaaaaaagcaaaaaaatgatgatgttcTCTTATTCAACTTGATCGAAACAGGAGCTGAGCAAGTTTATTAATCACTGCAATGAGGTCAAAGCAGCCACTGCAGCTAACAAGGATGGTGGCCAACTAAGTATTGTCAAAACACCTGCAGAGTCAAGTGCTGGCGAGAAGAAATAGTAGATGATAAGACAGCATAAGCATGGACAGAGAGAATTATAAGTTGTATTGAAAGATGATGTCAAGCAGCCTTCATGTTGcaattcctttttcattttccgGCTTATGTTCACTGTGTTATAAGAGTATTGCATAAAACAAGATGTTAATAGCTTGTGCTTCTAAATCTTTTTGTAAAGTTCGGCAGACAGGGTTTTGATGCTACGTGAGGTTGATTGACTTTATCTACTGATTTGTAAGAAATCCATCATCTTTACAGTTTGTGAGGTAGATTAACATTATATTCAAATGGTAAAGGAAATCTAAGCAGTTTATATGATTGAATTGAACGTCTTAATTTGCATTTTCTGGTATGAAGCTTAGTAGCGATTCAGCGAGTGCACAATGGACTGCCAATTGATACGTCAGACCTCCAAATTCCAATTGTTTGATCAAACAAAGAGTGTACACTATCTCTTGATCATCTTCAGACATTCTCTATATTTCTCTGTATATATGGAGTACAGACATTCCAGACAACAAAATAGAGTTAATGTAGAATAGCAActgaaattgattttaatgtcTGAATCACACGTGACACGATGATGAATgggagatttcaaaagaaaggcTCAGAAGAGTCTCCACAGATGGTAACATGAGGATGCCCGCTCTATAGTCTATACCCTTGTCGTTTCGTTCAAGATGAttataagagaaaaaagaaacggAAATTACAAGATGAGTTGGATCTGAGTCATCATATCAGACGGTTATGCCCACCTCAGAATGTCGCACATGACAAATTTATATCATCGGTCAAATGTAGAGCTCTAATTCCGAAGCTGTCTGCAGATAGGAACTTTGCTTTGGCATGCAACCAGCTACAAGTGGTAATTGATCACGACGGAGCTCTGATTTTATTtacatgttttggtttgaattatGTCAATATTGGCATTATTTTTTAGACAAACTTTGAGGGGCCTTTGTAAATGAGTGGGGGTACTATACCGCTGggtggtttttttttcatatttttttaatataattaaatatttttaaaaaattaaaaaaatacataaatatatttaaaatcattttctgtaaaaaaaaaaaaattgaccaatgATCAAC
This window contains:
- the LOC121241604 gene encoding uncharacterized protein LOC121241604 — encoded protein: MTQKSNLFKGQHKKKSVPPNRHGKVPQIRKGKRYVKPSKITKEMDVDRELSKFINHCNEVKAATAANKDGGQLSIVKTPAESSAGEKK